Proteins from a single region of Catenulispora acidiphila DSM 44928:
- a CDS encoding geranyl diphosphate 2-C-methyltransferase — protein MGSQSAVTSRYQESVADYWDREKNPVNIRLGEVDGIYHHHYGIGDVDWSVLQAPADDREARVIAEMHRLETAQAEFLLDQLGPVTAEQRLLDAGSGRGGTSLMASLRFGCRVDGLSISGKQVDFANNRAEQMGLSGKVNYHLRNMLDNGFADGTFQAIWNNESTMYVDLHSLFAEHARSLAPGGRYVTITGCFNDAYGALPSRSVSQINAHYICDIHPRSEYFAAMVENGLVPISVVDLTAATIPYWELREQSNVTTGIEEAFLTAYKEGSFHYLMIAADKV, from the coding sequence ATGGGTTCGCAGTCTGCTGTCACCAGCCGCTACCAGGAGTCTGTCGCCGACTACTGGGACCGGGAGAAAAACCCGGTGAACATCCGCTTAGGCGAGGTGGACGGTATCTACCACCACCACTACGGCATCGGCGACGTCGACTGGTCGGTGCTGCAGGCGCCGGCCGACGACCGGGAGGCGCGCGTCATCGCCGAGATGCACCGGTTGGAGACGGCGCAGGCCGAGTTCCTGCTGGACCAGCTCGGTCCGGTCACCGCCGAGCAGCGGCTGCTGGACGCCGGGTCCGGCCGCGGCGGCACGTCGCTGATGGCCTCGCTGCGGTTCGGCTGCCGCGTCGACGGGCTGTCGATCTCCGGCAAGCAGGTCGACTTCGCCAACAACCGCGCCGAGCAGATGGGCCTGTCGGGGAAGGTGAACTACCACCTGCGCAACATGCTGGACAACGGCTTCGCCGACGGCACGTTCCAGGCGATCTGGAACAACGAGTCGACGATGTACGTGGACTTGCACTCGCTGTTCGCCGAGCACGCGCGCTCCCTGGCGCCGGGCGGGCGGTACGTCACTATCACCGGCTGCTTCAACGACGCCTACGGGGCGCTGCCGTCGCGGTCGGTGAGCCAGATCAACGCGCACTACATCTGCGACATCCATCCGCGCTCGGAGTACTTCGCGGCGATGGTCGAAAACGGCCTGGTCCCGATCAGCGTGGTGGACCTGACGGCGGCGACGATCCCGTACTGGGAGCTGCGGGAGCAGTCGAACGTGACGACCGGGATCGAGGAGGCGTTCCTGACCGCGTACAAGGAGGGCAGCTTCCACTACCTGATGATCGCCGCCGACAAGGTCTGA
- a CDS encoding PP2C family protein-serine/threonine phosphatase, whose translation MVWLRRPDPRRDIAVSAAVVPGDPEAGGTPVTVTPAHSTWTQRLVPYLFIAVIVGADLATPKEVTFSSTLSVAPALSALLTRSVFQTICTSITAIGVSAVLYTYSLHVAGEVEVAACGAILVVTVVSAVSLGLVGRQSRMLANVRSVAETAQHVVLREVPPELTQVRTAVAYRAAAAEARIGGDLYEALSTRFGDRLLIGDVRGKGLPAVEAAADVLGVFREAAYTEADLSRVADRMHAMLARRPAGTEEFVTAVLLSVHPERPTVEVVNCGHPPPLLMRDGHVAALAPAEPGPPLGLFDLATPSGSASAPASARFAPGDTLLLYTDGTTEARDHTGRFFDLPAFLTGRPATSPAELTRQILTGLAAHAGARLDDDVALLVVRRKPYVPGPAAEV comes from the coding sequence ATGGTTTGGCTCCGCCGCCCGGACCCCCGGCGCGACATCGCGGTGTCCGCGGCCGTGGTGCCCGGCGACCCGGAGGCCGGCGGCACGCCGGTGACGGTGACGCCGGCGCATTCGACGTGGACGCAGCGGCTGGTGCCGTACCTGTTCATCGCGGTCATCGTCGGCGCGGACCTGGCCACGCCGAAGGAAGTCACCTTCTCCTCGACCCTGTCGGTCGCCCCGGCACTGTCGGCACTGCTGACCCGTTCGGTGTTCCAGACGATCTGCACCTCCATCACCGCCATCGGCGTCTCGGCGGTGCTGTACACCTATTCGCTGCACGTCGCCGGCGAGGTGGAGGTCGCCGCGTGCGGCGCGATCCTGGTGGTGACGGTCGTCAGCGCCGTCAGCCTGGGCCTGGTGGGGCGGCAGTCGCGGATGCTGGCGAACGTGCGCAGCGTCGCGGAGACCGCGCAGCACGTGGTGCTGCGGGAGGTGCCGCCGGAGCTGACGCAGGTCCGCACCGCGGTGGCCTACCGCGCCGCAGCCGCCGAGGCCCGCATCGGCGGCGACCTGTACGAGGCGCTGTCGACGCGCTTCGGCGACCGGCTGCTCATCGGCGACGTACGCGGCAAGGGCCTGCCGGCGGTCGAGGCAGCCGCCGACGTCCTCGGCGTGTTCCGGGAGGCGGCATACACCGAGGCCGACCTGTCCCGCGTCGCCGACCGCATGCACGCGATGCTGGCCCGCCGCCCAGCCGGCACCGAGGAGTTCGTCACCGCCGTCCTGCTCTCCGTCCACCCCGAACGCCCCACCGTGGAAGTCGTCAACTGCGGCCACCCCCCACCCCTGCTGATGCGCGACGGCCACGTCGCCGCCCTAGCGCCAGCCGAACCCGGCCCACCCCTGGGCCTGTTCGACCTGGCCACCCCATCCGGCAGCGCCTCAGCACCGGCCTCAGCCCGCTTCGCCCCCGGCGACACCCTCCTGCTCTACACCGACGGCACCACCGAAGCCCGCGACCACACCGGCCGCTTCTTCGACCTCCCCGCCTTCCTCACCGGCCGCCCCGCAACCAGCCCAGCGGAGCTGACCCGCCAGATCCTCACCGGCCTGGCAGCACACGCCGGCGCGCGCCTGGACGACGACGTGGCGCTGCTGGTGGTGCGGCGCAAGCCGTATGTGCCGGGGCCGGCGGCGGAGGTTTAG
- a CDS encoding TIGR03085 family metal-binding protein: protein MGTHARAERAHLAQVLTDAGPDAPTLCQGWTTRDLAAHVVVRERRLDAAGGIMMKALAPRLARVQAEFAARPWPELVEMVAAGPSKRSLLGVAAVDEAANVVEFFVHCEDVRRAKPGWEPRVLDPELAEVLWKRASGMAKLVGRRAPAGLVLRRPDGQTAVAHKGAPVVTVTADPGELVMFMSGRQGHSVVEMEGPEQAVAAVRGAKFGL, encoded by the coding sequence ATGGGAACCCATGCACGCGCTGAGCGCGCTCACCTCGCCCAAGTGTTGACCGATGCCGGTCCGGATGCCCCGACGTTGTGCCAGGGGTGGACGACGCGGGATTTGGCGGCGCATGTGGTGGTGCGGGAGCGGCGGCTGGATGCCGCCGGCGGGATCATGATGAAGGCGTTGGCGCCGCGGCTGGCGCGGGTGCAGGCGGAGTTCGCGGCGCGTCCGTGGCCGGAGTTGGTGGAGATGGTGGCCGCCGGGCCGTCGAAGCGGTCGCTGTTGGGGGTGGCGGCGGTGGATGAGGCGGCGAATGTTGTGGAGTTCTTCGTGCATTGTGAGGATGTGCGGCGGGCCAAGCCGGGGTGGGAGCCGCGGGTGCTGGATCCGGAGTTGGCTGAGGTGTTGTGGAAGCGGGCTTCGGGGATGGCGAAGCTGGTGGGGCGGCGCGCGCCGGCGGGTTTGGTGTTGCGGCGCCCGGATGGGCAGACGGCGGTGGCGCATAAGGGGGCGCCGGTGGTGACGGTGACTGCTGATCCGGGGGAGTTGGTGATGTTCATGTCGGGGCGGCAGGGGCATTCGGTGGTGGAGATGGAGGGTCCGGAGCAGGCGGTGGCGGCGGTCCGCGGCGCGAAGTTCGGGCTGTGA
- a CDS encoding class I SAM-dependent methyltransferase translates to MGTNTTVAAVFRPLLTAALGTAPPPVRFEFWDGSSLAPRTGRTVGAVVVRSKDALAHMVWAPGELGLVRAFVAGDLDFSGDIFTVLRTLQQGAPNDASLGAQAALKALGAAAKMGALRGRPAPPEQEAHPKGRLHSKRRDSQAISHHYDVGNEFYELVLGESMTYSCARFVSPEDDGSQGPAATMALADAQAAKHDLICRKLGLDRGPGMRLLDVGCGWGSMAIHAATHYGARVVGITISAAQAELARERVAAAGVSDQVEIRLQDYRDLSGERFDAISSVGMFEHVGTERTAEYFDTLFALLGPGGRLLNHAISSPGGSKISSRSFIGRYVFPDGELLDAGVTAAAMQQAGFELRDVEALREHYALTLRAWVENLQKNWDRAVELVGVGRARVWLLYMAGSALGFEDGGIGIHQLLGVVPEESGAARMPASRRSWM, encoded by the coding sequence ATGGGTACTAATACCACCGTCGCCGCCGTATTCAGGCCCCTGCTCACCGCCGCGCTCGGCACCGCGCCGCCGCCGGTCCGGTTCGAATTCTGGGACGGCAGCTCACTGGCGCCCCGAACCGGCCGCACCGTCGGAGCCGTGGTCGTGCGCTCCAAGGACGCACTGGCCCACATGGTGTGGGCACCCGGAGAGCTGGGACTGGTCCGGGCGTTCGTAGCCGGGGACCTGGACTTCAGCGGCGACATCTTCACCGTGTTGCGCACCCTGCAACAGGGCGCGCCGAACGACGCCAGCCTCGGCGCCCAAGCGGCGCTCAAAGCACTCGGCGCCGCCGCGAAAATGGGCGCCCTGCGCGGACGACCCGCCCCGCCGGAGCAGGAAGCACACCCCAAGGGACGGCTGCACAGCAAACGCCGCGATTCGCAGGCCATCAGCCACCACTACGACGTCGGCAACGAGTTCTACGAGCTGGTCCTCGGCGAATCGATGACCTACTCCTGCGCCCGCTTCGTCTCCCCCGAAGACGACGGAAGCCAAGGACCGGCCGCCACCATGGCCCTCGCCGACGCCCAAGCCGCCAAACACGACCTGATCTGCCGCAAACTCGGCCTGGACCGCGGCCCGGGCATGCGGCTGCTGGACGTCGGCTGCGGCTGGGGCTCCATGGCGATCCACGCCGCCACCCACTACGGGGCGCGCGTCGTCGGCATCACCATCAGCGCGGCGCAGGCCGAACTGGCACGCGAGCGCGTCGCCGCCGCCGGCGTCAGCGACCAGGTGGAGATCCGGCTGCAGGACTACCGGGACCTCAGCGGGGAACGGTTCGACGCCATCTCCTCAGTCGGCATGTTCGAACACGTCGGTACCGAGCGGACCGCGGAGTACTTCGACACGCTGTTCGCGCTGTTGGGCCCGGGCGGCCGGCTGCTGAACCACGCCATCTCCAGCCCCGGCGGGTCGAAGATCAGCAGCCGCAGCTTCATCGGCCGGTACGTCTTCCCCGACGGGGAACTGCTGGACGCCGGCGTCACCGCGGCCGCGATGCAGCAGGCCGGGTTCGAACTGCGGGACGTGGAGGCGCTGCGCGAGCACTACGCGCTGACGCTGCGCGCGTGGGTGGAGAACCTGCAGAAGAACTGGGACCGCGCGGTGGAGCTGGTGGGCGTGGGGCGGGCCCGGGTGTGGCTGCTGTACATGGCCGGCTCCGCCCTCGGCTTCGAGGACGGCGGCATCGGCATCCACCAGCTGCTCGGAGTGGTACCGGAAGAATCCGGTGCCGCACGGATGCCGGCCTCGCGCCGCAGCTGGATGTGA
- a CDS encoding M1 family metallopeptidase, whose translation MSGEVAAGARRAGSGAASGAGAGSGSSGSYFPRRGDDGYVVEHYELTLDYRVASNRLSAVAVVRLWATSALSVVVLDFADLRVDRVILQDGRRLRFEHRKEKLRVVLPAAVAAGEQVVLEVVYRGAPRPTSSRYGGLGWEQLADGVLVASQPTGAPSWFPCNDRPDQKATFRVQVTTASQYRVVANGRLAGVAHSGSSSTWTFVQDVPMATYLATVQIGPYARLELSGEAGGVPLALVAPARRLEAARAALGSQDAMVALFGRLFGPYPFDAYTVVVTDDRLEIPVEAQGVSLFGSNHMVADWDGERLIAHELAHQWFGNSLTLGDWRDIWLHEGFACYAEWLWSEGSGGRSADWHARLWHERLARLPQDVVLADPGPADLFDDWVYKRGALTLHALRLSVGDEAFFGVLREWTRRFRHSTVSTADFTGLVASRVERDVAGLFQAWLFGTALPELPRAPR comes from the coding sequence GTGAGCGGGGAGGTGGCGGCCGGCGCGCGCCGTGCGGGTTCGGGTGCGGCATCGGGCGCTGGTGCGGGGTCGGGTTCGTCGGGTTCGTATTTCCCACGCCGTGGCGATGACGGCTATGTGGTGGAGCACTATGAGCTGACGTTGGACTATCGGGTGGCTTCGAACCGGTTGTCGGCGGTGGCGGTGGTGCGTCTGTGGGCGACGTCGGCGTTGTCGGTGGTGGTGTTGGATTTCGCCGATCTGCGGGTGGATCGGGTGATTTTGCAGGATGGCCGGCGGCTGCGGTTCGAGCATCGCAAGGAGAAGTTGCGGGTGGTGCTTCCGGCGGCGGTGGCTGCTGGGGAGCAGGTGGTGTTGGAGGTGGTGTATCGGGGTGCGCCGCGTCCGACGTCGAGCCGGTATGGGGGGTTGGGTTGGGAGCAGTTGGCGGACGGGGTGTTGGTGGCTTCGCAGCCGACGGGGGCTCCGTCGTGGTTTCCGTGTAATGACCGGCCGGATCAGAAGGCGACGTTCCGGGTTCAGGTGACGACGGCGTCGCAGTACCGGGTGGTGGCGAACGGCCGGTTGGCGGGGGTGGCGCACAGCGGGTCGTCGTCGACGTGGACGTTTGTGCAGGATGTGCCGATGGCGACGTATTTGGCGACGGTGCAGATCGGGCCGTATGCGCGTCTGGAGTTGTCGGGGGAGGCCGGCGGGGTGCCGTTGGCGCTGGTGGCTCCGGCGCGGCGGTTGGAGGCGGCGCGGGCGGCGTTGGGGTCGCAGGATGCGATGGTGGCGTTGTTCGGGCGGTTGTTCGGGCCGTATCCGTTTGACGCGTACACGGTGGTGGTGACTGATGACCGTCTTGAGATTCCGGTGGAGGCTCAGGGTGTGTCGCTGTTCGGCAGCAACCATATGGTCGCCGATTGGGATGGGGAGCGGCTGATCGCGCATGAGTTGGCGCATCAGTGGTTCGGTAATTCTTTGACGTTGGGGGATTGGCGGGATATCTGGCTGCATGAGGGCTTCGCGTGTTATGCGGAGTGGTTGTGGTCGGAGGGTTCGGGTGGGCGGTCGGCGGATTGGCACGCGCGTTTGTGGCATGAGCGTTTGGCGCGGTTGCCGCAGGATGTGGTGTTGGCTGATCCGGGTCCTGCGGATCTGTTCGATGACTGGGTGTACAAGCGGGGTGCGTTGACGTTGCACGCGCTGCGGTTGTCGGTCGGGGATGAGGCGTTTTTCGGGGTGCTGCGGGAGTGGACGCGGCGGTTCCGGCATTCGACGGTGTCGACGGCGGATTTCACGGGGTTGGTGGCGTCGCGGGTGGAGCGGGACGTGGCCGGGTTGTTCCAGGCGTGGCTGTTCGGGACGGCTTTGCCGGAGTTGCCTAGGGCGCCTCGGTAG
- a CDS encoding GNAT family N-acetyltransferase, whose protein sequence is MTDERLFPIRPASAEDYAGLAALELAADAVFEQFGIWPLPQTQPLPLPHTPDFTDAAAVLVAGRPPVGFARLDLVGAVPHIEQLSVHPAFVRRGLGTALVQACCDWAVSNHHSALTLTTFADVPFNAPFYARLGFTVIDPAALPEPLAALRRHEAEIGLDALGPRVAMRCALPASGPRHTA, encoded by the coding sequence GTGACCGACGAGCGCCTCTTCCCCATACGCCCGGCCAGCGCCGAGGATTACGCAGGGCTCGCCGCACTGGAGCTGGCAGCCGACGCGGTGTTCGAACAGTTCGGCATCTGGCCGCTGCCACAGACGCAGCCGCTCCCGCTGCCGCACACGCCGGATTTCACCGACGCCGCCGCAGTATTGGTGGCGGGCCGCCCACCGGTGGGATTCGCACGCCTGGACCTGGTCGGCGCCGTCCCGCACATAGAGCAGCTATCGGTGCATCCTGCGTTCGTCCGCCGCGGCTTAGGAACGGCACTGGTACAAGCGTGCTGCGACTGGGCCGTGTCGAACCACCACAGCGCACTGACCCTGACGACGTTCGCCGACGTACCGTTCAACGCCCCGTTCTATGCCCGCCTCGGATTCACCGTCATCGACCCCGCCGCACTGCCCGAGCCCTTGGCAGCACTGCGCCGCCACGAGGCCGAGATCGGGTTGGACGCGCTCGGACCCCGGGTGGCTATGCGGTGTGCTCTTCCGGCCAGCGGTCCTCGACATACAGCCTGA
- a CDS encoding family 2 encapsulin nanocompartment cargo protein terpene cyclase, whose amino-acid sequence MTLIADTGRSAAAVLPGLAALTGPPPARPPWEAAAPEARSEHWHSSDVDPGPESPARPPQHPERLAPAPIELRAWGDGSHSPLYCPAPSRLDEALAADVNARLVAWAERIGLHAGHLEEFAKTGFGRLITLAHPECDDPDLLLVSAQMNAAWWASDDYYADETDLGAVAEALPERLALVSSALDPPPPVGEFTPPLQDAVVSDPVLVSLRSALAHVTRHASAAQVMRVRHTTHQMYVSWNAYNAWRHAGITPQAWRYLAARQHDSFYTSMILIDVVGGYELPPELFAEPLFHRALTQAGTAAVLVNDLASAAREAGEDPDCNLVLLLAAERDCSIAEATEQVVALHNDVVRGFEHSRAALAAVPSPELQRFVLGARAWMGGCLEWHDNSSRYK is encoded by the coding sequence ATGACCCTGATCGCCGACACCGGGCGCAGCGCTGCGGCGGTGCTGCCGGGTTTGGCCGCGCTGACCGGGCCGCCGCCGGCGCGGCCGCCGTGGGAGGCTGCCGCACCGGAGGCGCGTTCGGAGCACTGGCACAGCTCCGATGTCGATCCGGGTCCGGAGAGCCCGGCGCGTCCGCCGCAGCATCCTGAGCGGCTGGCGCCGGCACCGATCGAGCTGCGCGCGTGGGGCGACGGGTCGCATTCCCCGCTGTACTGTCCGGCGCCGTCCCGCCTCGACGAGGCCCTGGCCGCCGACGTGAACGCACGTCTGGTGGCCTGGGCCGAGCGGATCGGGCTGCACGCCGGGCACCTGGAGGAGTTCGCCAAGACCGGCTTCGGCCGGCTGATCACCCTGGCGCACCCCGAATGCGACGACCCGGACCTGCTGCTGGTCTCCGCACAGATGAACGCCGCCTGGTGGGCGAGCGATGACTACTACGCCGACGAAACCGACCTGGGCGCCGTCGCCGAAGCACTACCGGAGCGCCTGGCACTGGTCTCCTCAGCACTGGACCCCCCACCCCCGGTCGGGGAGTTCACACCGCCACTACAGGACGCCGTCGTCTCCGACCCGGTACTGGTATCCCTGCGCTCGGCACTGGCACACGTCACCCGCCACGCCTCAGCAGCACAAGTGATGCGCGTACGGCACACCACACACCAGATGTACGTGTCCTGGAACGCCTACAACGCCTGGCGCCACGCCGGCATCACCCCCCAGGCCTGGCGCTACCTAGCAGCACGCCAACACGACTCCTTCTACACCTCCATGATCCTCATCGACGTCGTCGGCGGCTACGAACTCCCCCCAGAACTGTTCGCCGAACCCCTGTTCCACCGCGCCCTGACCCAAGCCGGCACAGCAGCAGTCCTCGTAAACGACCTGGCATCAGCAGCCCGCGAAGCCGGCGAGGACCCAGACTGCAACCTGGTCCTCCTCCTAGCCGCCGAACGCGACTGCTCCATCGCCGAAGCCACCGAGCAGGTGGTCGCCCTGCACAACGACGTGGTGCGCGGCTTCGAGCACAGCCGCGCTGCGCTCGCGGCCGTGCCCTCGCCGGAGCTGCAGCGGTTCGTCCTCGGCGCACGCGCATGGATGGGAGGGTGCTTGGAGTGGCACGACAACTCCTCCCGGTACAAGTAG
- a CDS encoding pirin family protein, producing the protein MPAVTVENPLALPRIAAVAPDATPRPVLAVATAPSGFEGEGFPVHRAFAGIRSEYLDPFIMMDQMGEVEYAAGEPKGTPWHPHRGFETVTYIIDGTFVHQDSHGGGGVITDGDTQWMTAGSGLLHIETPPEKLVQSGGLFHGIQLWVNLPAAKKWSPPRYQDIRSGQVGLASSQDGGALVRVIAGGIDGVQGPGSTHTPITLAHLSITPGARVELPWRKDFNALVYVLNGRGTVGDQSRPVKSAQAAVLGAGDSIVIAADQQQEGRHPTMDVIVLGGEPIREPVVHYGPFVMNTEDEIRQALLDFRSGKMGVEPTEAIPHIQPGDTPPPAV; encoded by the coding sequence GTGCCTGCTGTGACTGTAGAGAACCCGCTGGCGCTGCCCCGTATCGCCGCTGTCGCGCCGGATGCGACGCCGCGGCCGGTGCTGGCGGTGGCGACCGCGCCGAGCGGTTTCGAGGGGGAGGGTTTCCCGGTGCACCGGGCGTTCGCCGGGATCCGGTCGGAGTATCTGGATCCGTTCATCATGATGGATCAGATGGGCGAGGTGGAGTACGCCGCCGGGGAGCCGAAGGGCACGCCGTGGCATCCGCACCGGGGTTTTGAGACCGTCACGTACATCATCGACGGCACGTTCGTGCACCAGGACAGCCATGGCGGCGGCGGTGTCATCACCGACGGCGACACGCAGTGGATGACGGCTGGTTCGGGTCTGCTGCACATCGAGACTCCGCCGGAGAAGCTGGTGCAGAGCGGCGGGCTGTTCCACGGCATCCAGCTGTGGGTGAACCTGCCGGCGGCGAAGAAGTGGTCGCCGCCGCGCTACCAGGACATCCGCAGCGGCCAGGTGGGTCTGGCTTCCTCGCAGGACGGTGGCGCGCTGGTGCGGGTCATCGCCGGCGGTATCGACGGGGTGCAGGGCCCGGGCAGCACGCACACGCCGATCACGTTGGCGCACCTGTCGATCACGCCGGGCGCCCGGGTGGAGCTGCCGTGGCGCAAGGACTTCAACGCGCTGGTGTATGTGCTCAACGGCCGCGGCACGGTCGGTGACCAGAGTCGTCCGGTGAAGTCGGCGCAGGCCGCGGTGCTGGGCGCGGGCGATTCGATCGTGATCGCCGCCGATCAGCAGCAGGAGGGGCGCCACCCCACGATGGACGTGATCGTCCTGGGCGGTGAGCCGATCCGGGAGCCGGTGGTGCATTACGGCCCGTTCGTGATGAACACCGAGGATGAGATCCGTCAGGCGCTGCTGGACTTCCGTTCCGGGAAGATGGGTGTGGAGCCCACGGAGGCGATCCCGCACATCCAGCCTGGTGACACGCCGCCTCCGGCGGTCTAG
- a CDS encoding DUF6939 family protein: MTIHIASRRRSAASLSAEFSGARIIDVTSKGPQPWVRMSPFFPHSGIPVPLSDGAVSQSVEGIWQALKVFPGSDVDPRKLDVASMTGLKRTVRKHGPVLGHRAGLNGQDLLPYEQARRRIFLPAYRWVLEHNVTDLIAELRAADGDIVLLDYTVNGDVTDTSSALSHAALIRLYVEDRWPEEHTA; the protein is encoded by the coding sequence ATGACGATCCACATCGCCAGCCGCCGACGCTCCGCCGCGTCGCTGAGCGCGGAGTTCAGCGGCGCGCGCATCATCGACGTCACGTCCAAAGGCCCGCAGCCCTGGGTACGCATGAGCCCGTTCTTCCCCCACAGCGGCATCCCGGTGCCGCTGTCCGACGGCGCCGTGTCCCAGTCGGTCGAGGGCATCTGGCAGGCACTGAAGGTGTTCCCCGGCAGCGACGTCGACCCGCGCAAGCTCGACGTGGCGTCCATGACCGGCCTGAAGCGCACCGTCCGCAAGCACGGGCCCGTCCTCGGCCACCGCGCAGGCCTGAACGGACAGGACCTGCTGCCGTACGAGCAGGCCCGCCGCCGCATCTTCCTACCCGCCTACCGCTGGGTACTGGAGCACAACGTCACCGACCTCATCGCCGAGCTGCGCGCCGCAGACGGCGACATCGTGCTGCTGGACTACACCGTCAACGGCGACGTCACCGACACCAGCAGCGCCCTGTCACACGCCGCGCTGATCAGGCTGTATGTCGAGGACCGCTGGCCGGAAGAGCACACCGCATAG
- a CDS encoding exodeoxyribonuclease III, with protein sequence MRVATWNVNSVTARVERLVGWLDSAKPDVVCLQELKTTDEAFPAGQLADVGYQAATWGTGRWNGVAILSRLPIADVWRGWPDLPDFDGVAEPRALTATCGGVRVTCVYVPNGRELGHPHFDYKLRWLDSLTASVAEPARGELPYAVLGDFNIAPTDADVWDMSLFAESTHVTPAERAKLADLEAQGLVEVLPRALKYDKPYTYWDYRQLAFPKNNGMRIDLVFGNAAFAGAVRDAYVDREERKGKGASDHAPVVVDLDV encoded by the coding sequence GTGCGGGTGGCGACGTGGAATGTGAATTCGGTGACGGCGCGGGTCGAGCGGCTGGTGGGCTGGTTGGACTCGGCGAAGCCGGATGTGGTGTGTCTTCAGGAGTTGAAGACCACCGATGAGGCTTTCCCGGCCGGGCAGTTGGCTGATGTGGGGTATCAGGCGGCGACGTGGGGGACGGGCCGGTGGAACGGTGTGGCGATTCTGTCGCGGCTGCCGATTGCTGATGTGTGGCGGGGTTGGCCGGATCTGCCGGATTTCGACGGGGTCGCCGAACCGCGGGCTTTGACTGCCACCTGTGGTGGTGTGCGGGTGACGTGTGTGTATGTGCCCAATGGCCGGGAGTTGGGGCATCCGCATTTTGATTACAAGCTGCGCTGGTTGGATTCGTTGACGGCGTCGGTGGCTGAGCCGGCGCGGGGGGAGTTGCCGTATGCGGTGTTGGGGGATTTCAACATCGCTCCGACCGATGCCGATGTGTGGGACATGTCGTTGTTTGCCGAGTCCACGCATGTGACGCCGGCTGAGCGGGCGAAGTTGGCCGATCTTGAGGCGCAGGGCCTGGTGGAGGTGCTGCCTCGGGCATTGAAGTACGACAAGCCGTATACGTATTGGGATTATCGGCAGTTGGCGTTCCCGAAGAACAACGGCATGCGGATCGATCTGGTGTTCGGCAATGCGGCGTTCGCCGGGGCGGTGCGCGACGCGTATGTGGACCGGGAGGAGCGCAAGGGCAAGGGCGCCTCGGACCACGCGCCGGTGGTGGTGGATCTCGATGTGTAG